In Halosegnis marinus, one genomic interval encodes:
- a CDS encoding NADP-dependent malic enzyme — protein sequence MGLDEDALDYHAADPPGKLEISTTKPTNSQRDLSLAYSPGVAAPCEAIAADPNDAYTYTAKGNLVGVVSNGTAVLGLGDIGAQASKPVMEGKGVLFKRFADIDVFDIELDEHDTDGFCEAVAAMEPTFGGINLEDISAPECFEIERRLREEMDIPVFHDDQHGTAIISGAALLNACEVTGKRLADLRVVFAGAGAAATATARFYVELGVSPDNITVCDVDGVVTEERAAAGDPHEYVAPFAAGEGGDLADAMAGADVFVGLSVGGIVSPEMVRSMADDPVVFAMANPDPEIGYEEAKAARDDLVMATGRSDYPNQVNNVLGFPFLFRGALDVRATDINEEMKRAAAEALADLAKEDVPDAVVKAYGDGPLQFGPEYLIPKPLDTRVLFEVSAAVAEAAMASGVARVERDLDAYRDELEARLGKGREMMRTVLNKAKGEPKRVAFAEGTDRKIIRAAYQLADEHIAEPVLVGDRDTIRRRAAELGLDFEPEVVDPAADRLDPYADRLYELRQRKGITRSEADTLVRDGDWLASTLVEMGDADAMLTGLTHHYPTALRPPLQVVGTAPDADYAAGVYMLTFKNRVVFCADATVNQDPDEAVLEEVARHTAELARSFNVEPRVALLSYSDFGTVDNEGTRKPRAAADALRSDPEVDFPVDGEMQADTAVVEEMLTGDYDFSDLKEPANVLVFPNLEAGNIAYKLLQRLGGAEAIGPMLVGMDKPVHVLQRGDEVKDIVNLAGVAVVDAQDE from the coding sequence ATGGGACTGGACGAGGACGCCCTCGACTACCACGCCGCCGACCCGCCCGGCAAGCTGGAGATATCGACGACGAAGCCGACGAACAGCCAGCGCGACCTCTCGCTCGCCTACTCGCCCGGCGTCGCCGCGCCCTGCGAGGCCATCGCCGCGGACCCGAACGACGCGTACACGTACACGGCGAAGGGGAACCTCGTCGGCGTCGTCTCGAACGGGACCGCCGTCCTCGGCCTCGGCGACATCGGCGCGCAGGCATCGAAACCCGTCATGGAGGGAAAGGGCGTCCTCTTCAAGCGCTTCGCCGACATCGACGTCTTCGACATCGAACTCGACGAGCACGACACGGACGGCTTCTGCGAGGCGGTCGCCGCGATGGAGCCGACGTTCGGCGGCATCAACCTGGAGGACATCTCCGCCCCCGAGTGCTTCGAGATAGAGCGGCGCCTGCGCGAGGAGATGGACATCCCCGTCTTCCACGACGACCAGCACGGCACCGCCATCATCTCCGGCGCCGCCCTCCTCAACGCCTGTGAGGTCACCGGCAAGCGGCTCGCCGACCTCCGCGTGGTGTTCGCCGGCGCGGGGGCGGCCGCCACCGCCACGGCGCGCTTCTACGTCGAACTCGGCGTCTCGCCCGACAACATCACGGTCTGTGACGTGGACGGCGTCGTCACCGAGGAGCGGGCCGCCGCGGGCGACCCCCACGAGTACGTCGCGCCGTTCGCGGCGGGCGAGGGCGGCGACCTCGCGGACGCGATGGCCGGCGCGGACGTGTTCGTCGGCCTCTCCGTGGGCGGCATCGTCTCCCCGGAGATGGTCCGGTCGATGGCCGACGACCCCGTGGTGTTCGCGATGGCGAACCCCGACCCCGAAATCGGCTACGAGGAGGCGAAGGCCGCCCGCGACGACCTCGTCATGGCGACGGGCCGCTCCGACTACCCCAACCAGGTGAACAACGTCCTCGGCTTCCCCTTCCTGTTCCGGGGCGCGCTCGACGTGCGCGCCACCGACATCAACGAGGAGATGAAACGCGCCGCCGCCGAGGCGCTCGCCGACCTCGCCAAGGAGGACGTCCCCGACGCCGTCGTGAAGGCGTACGGCGACGGGCCCCTGCAGTTCGGCCCCGAGTACCTCATCCCGAAGCCGCTCGACACGCGCGTCCTGTTCGAGGTGTCCGCCGCGGTCGCCGAGGCCGCGATGGCGTCCGGCGTCGCCCGCGTCGAGCGCGACCTCGACGCCTACCGCGACGAGCTGGAGGCTCGGCTCGGGAAGGGCCGCGAGATGATGCGCACGGTGCTCAACAAGGCGAAGGGCGAGCCGAAGCGCGTCGCCTTCGCGGAGGGCACCGACCGGAAGATAATCCGCGCGGCCTACCAGCTCGCCGACGAACACATCGCGGAACCGGTGCTGGTCGGCGACCGCGACACGATACGCCGGCGCGCGGCGGAACTCGGGCTGGACTTCGAGCCGGAGGTGGTCGACCCCGCGGCCGACCGGCTCGACCCGTACGCCGACCGCCTGTACGAACTCCGCCAGCGGAAGGGCATCACCCGGAGCGAGGCCGACACCCTGGTCCGCGACGGCGACTGGCTCGCCTCCACGCTCGTGGAGATGGGCGACGCCGACGCGATGCTGACGGGGCTGACCCACCACTATCCGACCGCGCTCCGCCCGCCCCTCCAGGTCGTCGGCACCGCGCCCGACGCCGACTACGCCGCGGGCGTGTACATGCTGACGTTCAAGAACCGCGTCGTCTTCTGCGCCGACGCGACGGTGAACCAGGACCCCGACGAGGCCGTCCTGGAGGAGGTGGCGCGCCACACCGCCGAACTCGCCCGGAGTTTCAACGTCGAGCCGCGCGTCGCCCTGCTGTCGTACTCCGACTTCGGCACGGTGGACAACGAGGGGACGCGCAAGCCCCGCGCCGCGGCCGACGCGCTCCGTTCGGACCCCGAGGTGGACTTTCCGGTCGACGGCGAGATGCAGGCCGACACCGCCGTCGTCGAGGAGATGCTCACCGGCGACTACGACTTCTCCGACCTCAAAGAACCCGCGAACGTCCTCGTTTTCCCCAACCTGGAGGCCGGCAACATCGCCTATAAACTGCTTCAACGGTTGGGAGGTGCCGAGGCCATCGGCCCGATGCTCGTCGGCATGGACAAGCCCGTCCACGTCCTCCAGCGCGGCGACGAGGTCAAGGACATCGTGAACCTCGCCGGCGTCGCCGTCGTCGACGCTCAGGACGAATAG
- a CDS encoding AAA family ATPase: MVEAFAVASGKGGTGKTTSTLALGMALADEHDVTVVDADTGMANLLFHAGLADAETTLHDVLVGETADVREAAYDRFGMRVVPCGTSLAAFEAADPGRLRDAVAELAADTDVLLLDSPATLGSKAAVLPVVLADRAVVVLRPTVPALSDGLKVQEYALSYGTGIAGTLFNKVRDPADGTIEKAERYFEGPTLATVPDSDAARAARAAGEPLLAYAPDSEAAAAYRRAADRIDVRDGGEDAVADRFRSAVVPDPP, translated from the coding sequence ATGGTCGAGGCGTTCGCCGTCGCGTCCGGTAAGGGCGGCACGGGTAAGACGACCAGCACGCTCGCGCTCGGGATGGCGCTGGCCGACGAGCACGACGTGACGGTCGTGGACGCCGACACGGGAATGGCGAACCTCCTCTTTCACGCCGGCCTCGCCGACGCCGAGACGACGCTCCACGACGTGCTCGTCGGCGAGACGGCCGACGTGCGCGAGGCCGCCTACGACCGGTTCGGGATGCGCGTCGTCCCCTGCGGCACCTCGCTCGCGGCGTTCGAGGCGGCCGACCCCGGGCGGCTGCGCGACGCGGTCGCGGAGCTCGCGGCCGACACCGACGTCCTCCTGCTCGACTCGCCCGCGACCCTCGGCTCGAAGGCCGCGGTGCTCCCGGTCGTGCTCGCCGACCGCGCCGTCGTCGTCCTCCGGCCCACCGTCCCGGCGCTCTCCGACGGGCTGAAAGTCCAGGAGTACGCGCTCTCGTACGGCACGGGCATCGCCGGAACGCTGTTCAACAAGGTGCGCGACCCCGCGGACGGAACCATCGAGAAGGCCGAGCGCTACTTCGAGGGGCCGACGCTGGCGACGGTGCCCGACTCCGACGCCGCCCGGGCGGCCCGCGCCGCCGGCGAACCCCTGCTGGCGTACGCGCCCGACAGCGAGGCCGCGGCCGCCTACCGGCGCGCGGCCGACCGCATCGACGTGCGCGACGGCGGCGAGGACGCCGTCGCCGACCGCTTCCGCTCGGCGGTGGTGCCGGACCCGCCATGA
- a CDS encoding helix-turn-helix domain-containing protein, with product MPRANLAVSLGDEWAGRLSRRHPDAEFDLVAADPNGTDGYQLVRVRATDPDPAVAAMRDARGFRSLSVVREGDTAALVRFRAAYPLVLFALSREGIPFEPPLRCRDGTGSLSVTAPDPALSALSDRLGEYGVRYRLESLSAEPTVDAPLTQRQRDVLLTAVEMGYYDTPRDCTLTAVADAVGTAKSSASETLHRAEGAVVRRFAAAAEAEPSDNGG from the coding sequence GTGCCACGCGCGAACCTCGCCGTCTCGCTCGGCGACGAGTGGGCCGGCCGCCTCTCGCGGCGCCACCCGGACGCGGAGTTCGACCTCGTCGCCGCCGACCCGAACGGCACCGACGGCTACCAGCTGGTCCGGGTGCGGGCGACCGACCCCGACCCGGCCGTCGCGGCGATGCGCGACGCCCGCGGCTTCCGTTCGCTCTCCGTCGTTCGCGAGGGCGACACGGCGGCGCTGGTCCGCTTCCGGGCCGCCTACCCGCTCGTGCTGTTCGCGCTCTCGCGGGAGGGGATACCCTTCGAGCCGCCGCTGCGGTGTCGCGACGGGACCGGGTCGCTCTCCGTCACCGCGCCCGACCCGGCGCTGTCGGCACTCTCGGACCGGCTCGGGGAGTACGGCGTGCGCTACCGGCTCGAATCCCTCTCCGCGGAGCCGACCGTGGACGCGCCGCTGACGCAGCGCCAGCGCGACGTGCTGCTCACGGCCGTCGAGATGGGCTACTACGACACGCCGCGCGACTGTACGCTCACCGCCGTGGCGGACGCCGTCGGGACGGCGAAGTCGTCGGCCTCGGAGACGCTCCACCGGGCCGAGGGAGCCGTCGTGCGCCGGTTCGCGGCCGCGGCGGAGGCCGAACCGTCGGACAATGGGGGGTGA